A region of the Bacillus sp. NP247 genome:
ACCGCCAAACATTTCATTTACACCAAATGCACTTGAGAAAATTAAAGCGAACATACTTGGAATTTCTGTTATATTTGCAATTAAAATGATGCATGTAACAATTACATAGCCAATTGCCATAAAAGGTACTAACATTTGTGACACACCAGCAATTCTTTTTACTCCACCAAAAATAATCGCCGCTAGTAACACAACTAAAAATATACCCGTTACATATTTACTAATACCGTTAGAATTTTCAAATCCAACAGCGATACTACTCGATTGAATACCTGGTAATAAAACGCCGTATGAAAGTGTTACAACTACCGCTACAATGACTGCAAACCATTTCATTTTCAAACCTTTCTCAATGAAATATGGTGTACCACCGCGATATTCATTTCCTACTTTACTTTTATATACTTGTGCTAATGTTGATTCAACAAATGCGCTAGCTGCTCCTAATAGAGCCATCATCCACATCCAAAATACAGCTCCAGGTCCACCGAAAGCGATAGCTGTCGCGACCCCCGCGATATTCCCTATTCCAACCCTTCCTGATAGAGCCAAACAAAATGCTTGGAAGGATGATATTCCAGTCTCTGAACTTTTCCCTTCAAAAAGTAGCTTAATCATCTCTTTAAAATAACGAATCTGTAAAAAACGAGTCGCAATGGTGAAATACACTCCTGCCCCTAATGCGAAAACAACTAAACCAATACTCCACACTTGCCCTACTAACCATTCTACTAACTTCTCCATCCAAATCCCCCTTATCATTCTTTTGAAAAAGTAATTTTATATATAAGAAAAC
Encoded here:
- a CDS encoding sodium:alanine symporter family protein; its protein translation is MEKLVEWLVGQVWSIGLVVFALGAGVYFTIATRFLQIRYFKEMIKLLFEGKSSETGISSFQAFCLALSGRVGIGNIAGVATAIAFGGPGAVFWMWMMALLGAASAFVESTLAQVYKSKVGNEYRGGTPYFIEKGLKMKWFAVIVAVVVTLSYGVLLPGIQSSSIAVGFENSNGISKYVTGIFLVVLLAAIIFGGVKRIAGVSQMLVPFMAIGYVIVTCIILIANITEIPSMFALIFSSAFGVNEMFGGIVGAAIAWGVKRAVFSNVAGVGEATYSSAAAEVSHPAKQGLVQAFSVYIDTIVVCTATALMILITGMYNVIPEGKSAIVQNIGNVEAGPIYTQQAVETVMTGFGPIFISIAIFFFAFTTLLAYYYIAETTLTYLDRGLKYSWLKPLLKIGFLIMVYIGSVESASFLWNLGDLGIGSMAWLNLIAILLLSKTALKVLKDYETQKKEGKDPVFDPKKVGIEGLTIWEERSKEVERKSSKEKVSADDSVKF